One segment of Chionomys nivalis chromosome 1, mChiNiv1.1, whole genome shotgun sequence DNA contains the following:
- the Hnrnpa2b1 gene encoding heterogeneous nuclear ribonucleoproteins A2/B1 isoform X1: MEKTLETVPLERKKREKEQFRKLFIGGLSFETTEESLRNYYEQWGKLTDCVVMRDPASKRSRGFGFVTFSSMAEVDAAMAARPHSIDGRVVEPKRAVAREESGKPGAHVTVKKLFVGGIKEDTEEHHLRDYFEEYGKIDTIEIITDRQSGKKRGFGFVTFDDHDPVDKIVLQKYHTINGHNAEVRKALSRQEMQEVQSSRSGRGGNFGFGDSRGGGGNFGPGPGSNFRGGSDGYGSGRGFGDGYNGYGGGPGGGNFGGSPGYGGGRGGYGGGGPGYGNQGGGYGGGYDNYGGGNYGSGNYNDFGNYNQQPSNYGPMKSGNFGGSRNMGGPYGGGNYGPGGSGGSGGYGGRSRY; the protein is encoded by the exons ATGGAG aaaacTTTAGAAACTGTTCCTTTGGAGAGGAAAAAG agagaaaaggaacagttcCGCAAACTCTTTATTGGTGGCTTAAGCTTTGAAACCACAGAAGAAAGTTTGAGAAACTACTACGAGCAATGGGGAAAGCTCACAGACTGTGTG GTTATGAGAGATCCTGCAAGCAAAAGATCAAGAGGATTTGGTTTTGTAACTTTCTCATCTATGGCTGAGGTCGATGCTGCCATGGCTGCAAGGCCTCATTCCATTGATGGCAGGGTAGTTGAACCAAAACGTGCTGTAGCAAGAGAG GAGTCTGGAAAACCAGGAGCCCATGTGACTGTGAAGAAGCTGTTTGTTGGTGGAATTAAAGAAGATACTGAGGAACACCACCTTAGAGATTACTTTGAAGAATATGGGAAAATTGATACTATTGAAATTATTACTGATAGGCAGTCTGGAAAGAAAAGAGGCTTTGGATTTGTTACTTTTGACGACCATGATCCTGTGGATAAAATTGTAT tgcAAAAATATCACACCATCAATGGCCATAATGCAGAAGTTAGAAAGGCATTGTCTAGACAAGAAATGCAAGAAGTCCAAAGTTCCAGGAGTGGAAGAGGAG GAAACTTCGGATTTGGAGATTCTCGTGGTGGCGGTGGCAACTTTGGACCAGGACCAGGAAGCAACTTTAGGGGGGGGTCTG ATGGATATGGAAGTGGACGAGGATTTGGAGATGGCTATAATGGGTATGGAGGAGGACCTGGAG GTGGCAATTTTGGAGGTAGCCCTGgttatggaggaggaagaggaggatatgGTGGTGGAGGACCTGGATATGGCAACCAGGGTGGGGGCTACGGAGGTGGTTATGACAACTATGGAGGAG GAAATTATGGAAGTGGAAATTACAATGATTTTGGAAATTATAACCAGCAACCTTCTAACTATGGCCCAATGAAGAGTGGAAACTTTGGTGGTAGCAGGAACATGGGAGGACCATATGGTGGAG GAAACTATGGTCctggaggaagtggaggaagtGGGGGCTATGGTGGGAGGAGCCGATACTGA
- the Hnrnpa2b1 gene encoding heterogeneous nuclear ribonucleoproteins A2/B1 isoform X2, protein MEREKEQFRKLFIGGLSFETTEESLRNYYEQWGKLTDCVVMRDPASKRSRGFGFVTFSSMAEVDAAMAARPHSIDGRVVEPKRAVAREESGKPGAHVTVKKLFVGGIKEDTEEHHLRDYFEEYGKIDTIEIITDRQSGKKRGFGFVTFDDHDPVDKIVLQKYHTINGHNAEVRKALSRQEMQEVQSSRSGRGGNFGFGDSRGGGGNFGPGPGSNFRGGSDGYGSGRGFGDGYNGYGGGPGGGNFGGSPGYGGGRGGYGGGGPGYGNQGGGYGGGYDNYGGGNYGSGNYNDFGNYNQQPSNYGPMKSGNFGGSRNMGGPYGGGNYGPGGSGGSGGYGGRSRY, encoded by the exons ATGGAG agagaaaaggaacagttcCGCAAACTCTTTATTGGTGGCTTAAGCTTTGAAACCACAGAAGAAAGTTTGAGAAACTACTACGAGCAATGGGGAAAGCTCACAGACTGTGTG GTTATGAGAGATCCTGCAAGCAAAAGATCAAGAGGATTTGGTTTTGTAACTTTCTCATCTATGGCTGAGGTCGATGCTGCCATGGCTGCAAGGCCTCATTCCATTGATGGCAGGGTAGTTGAACCAAAACGTGCTGTAGCAAGAGAG GAGTCTGGAAAACCAGGAGCCCATGTGACTGTGAAGAAGCTGTTTGTTGGTGGAATTAAAGAAGATACTGAGGAACACCACCTTAGAGATTACTTTGAAGAATATGGGAAAATTGATACTATTGAAATTATTACTGATAGGCAGTCTGGAAAGAAAAGAGGCTTTGGATTTGTTACTTTTGACGACCATGATCCTGTGGATAAAATTGTAT tgcAAAAATATCACACCATCAATGGCCATAATGCAGAAGTTAGAAAGGCATTGTCTAGACAAGAAATGCAAGAAGTCCAAAGTTCCAGGAGTGGAAGAGGAG GAAACTTCGGATTTGGAGATTCTCGTGGTGGCGGTGGCAACTTTGGACCAGGACCAGGAAGCAACTTTAGGGGGGGGTCTG ATGGATATGGAAGTGGACGAGGATTTGGAGATGGCTATAATGGGTATGGAGGAGGACCTGGAG GTGGCAATTTTGGAGGTAGCCCTGgttatggaggaggaagaggaggatatgGTGGTGGAGGACCTGGATATGGCAACCAGGGTGGGGGCTACGGAGGTGGTTATGACAACTATGGAGGAG GAAATTATGGAAGTGGAAATTACAATGATTTTGGAAATTATAACCAGCAACCTTCTAACTATGGCCCAATGAAGAGTGGAAACTTTGGTGGTAGCAGGAACATGGGAGGACCATATGGTGGAG GAAACTATGGTCctggaggaagtggaggaagtGGGGGCTATGGTGGGAGGAGCCGATACTGA
- the Hnrnpa2b1 gene encoding heterogeneous nuclear ribonucleoproteins A2/B1 isoform X3, whose product MEKTLETVPLERKKREKEQFRKLFIGGLSFETTEESLRNYYEQWGKLTDCVVMRDPASKRSRGFGFVTFSSMAEVDAAMAARPHSIDGRVVEPKRAVAREESGKPGAHVTVKKLFVGGIKEDTEEHHLRDYFEEYGKIDTIEIITDRQSGKKRGFGFVTFDDHDPVDKIVLQKYHTINGHNAEVRKALSRQEMQEVQSSRSGRGGNFGFGDSRGGGGNFGPGPGSNFRGGSDGYGSGRGFGDGYNGYGGGPGGNYGSGNYNDFGNYNQQPSNYGPMKSGNFGGSRNMGGPYGGGNYGPGGSGGSGGYGGRSRY is encoded by the exons ATGGAG aaaacTTTAGAAACTGTTCCTTTGGAGAGGAAAAAG agagaaaaggaacagttcCGCAAACTCTTTATTGGTGGCTTAAGCTTTGAAACCACAGAAGAAAGTTTGAGAAACTACTACGAGCAATGGGGAAAGCTCACAGACTGTGTG GTTATGAGAGATCCTGCAAGCAAAAGATCAAGAGGATTTGGTTTTGTAACTTTCTCATCTATGGCTGAGGTCGATGCTGCCATGGCTGCAAGGCCTCATTCCATTGATGGCAGGGTAGTTGAACCAAAACGTGCTGTAGCAAGAGAG GAGTCTGGAAAACCAGGAGCCCATGTGACTGTGAAGAAGCTGTTTGTTGGTGGAATTAAAGAAGATACTGAGGAACACCACCTTAGAGATTACTTTGAAGAATATGGGAAAATTGATACTATTGAAATTATTACTGATAGGCAGTCTGGAAAGAAAAGAGGCTTTGGATTTGTTACTTTTGACGACCATGATCCTGTGGATAAAATTGTAT tgcAAAAATATCACACCATCAATGGCCATAATGCAGAAGTTAGAAAGGCATTGTCTAGACAAGAAATGCAAGAAGTCCAAAGTTCCAGGAGTGGAAGAGGAG GAAACTTCGGATTTGGAGATTCTCGTGGTGGCGGTGGCAACTTTGGACCAGGACCAGGAAGCAACTTTAGGGGGGGGTCTG ATGGATATGGAAGTGGACGAGGATTTGGAGATGGCTATAATGGGTATGGAGGAGGACCTGGAG GAAATTATGGAAGTGGAAATTACAATGATTTTGGAAATTATAACCAGCAACCTTCTAACTATGGCCCAATGAAGAGTGGAAACTTTGGTGGTAGCAGGAACATGGGAGGACCATATGGTGGAG GAAACTATGGTCctggaggaagtggaggaagtGGGGGCTATGGTGGGAGGAGCCGATACTGA